In one window of Streptomyces sp. NBC_01224 DNA:
- the uriH gene encoding uridine-preferring nucleoside hydrolase UriH, protein MARKIILDCDPGHDDAIAMLLAYGNPDVDLVAVTTVVGNQTLEKVTRNALSVARIAGITGIPFAAGCPRPLVRTIETAPEIHGESGLDGPALPEPTLELDRRHAVDLIIDTVMSHEPGEITIVPTAGLTNIALAVRKEPRIASRVREVVLMGGGYHEGNWSAVAEFNIIIDPEAAHIVFNESWPVTMVGLDLTHQALATPEVRKKIAAVGTKPAAFVGELLDFFGATYLESQGFEHPPVHDPCAVAYVIDPTVMTVRKAPVDIELTGGLTLGMTVTDFRAPAPPDCHTQVAVKLDHERFWDLVVDALTRIGDGAE, encoded by the coding sequence ATGGCCAGAAAGATCATCCTCGACTGCGACCCGGGGCATGACGACGCGATCGCCATGCTCCTGGCGTACGGGAACCCGGATGTGGATCTGGTCGCCGTGACCACCGTGGTCGGCAACCAGACGCTGGAGAAGGTGACGCGCAACGCGTTGTCCGTCGCGCGTATCGCCGGTATCACCGGGATTCCCTTCGCCGCGGGATGTCCGCGGCCGCTGGTGCGGACCATCGAGACCGCGCCGGAGATCCACGGCGAGTCGGGACTCGACGGCCCGGCGCTGCCCGAACCGACCCTGGAGCTGGACCGACGTCACGCCGTGGACCTCATCATCGACACGGTGATGTCCCATGAGCCGGGCGAGATCACCATCGTCCCCACGGCCGGCCTGACCAACATCGCGCTCGCCGTACGCAAGGAGCCGCGCATCGCCTCCCGCGTCCGCGAGGTCGTGCTGATGGGCGGCGGCTACCACGAGGGCAACTGGAGCGCGGTCGCCGAGTTCAACATCATCATCGACCCGGAGGCCGCGCACATCGTCTTCAACGAGAGCTGGCCGGTCACCATGGTGGGTCTCGACCTGACCCACCAGGCGCTCGCGACCCCGGAGGTGCGGAAGAAGATCGCCGCGGTCGGCACCAAGCCGGCCGCGTTCGTGGGCGAGCTCCTCGACTTCTTCGGCGCCACCTACCTCGAGTCGCAGGGCTTCGAGCACCCTCCGGTACACGACCCGTGCGCGGTCGCCTACGTCATCGACCCGACCGTCATGACGGTGCGCAAGGCCCCGGTGGACATCGAGCTCACCGGCGGGCTGACCCTCGGCATGACCGTGACCGACTTCCGGGCCCCCGCCCCGCCCGACTGCCACACCCAGGTCGCCGTCAAGCTCGACCACGAGCGCTTCTGGGACCTCGTCGTGGACGCCCTGACGCGGATCGGTGACGGCGCCGAATGA
- a CDS encoding LacI family DNA-binding transcriptional regulator gives MARLAGCSVATVSRVLVGNRPVGAETARRVRAAADSLGYRPNHVARALRSRSTGTIGLVLPQITNPFYPTLVRELTRALHVHDRAVILADCDDDPMTEAARINALLARQVDALLVVPVDEKRSVAAVTDAAARVPLVLLDRGCGPGVADSVVVDNAAGIKLVLDHLAAAGRRRLCFVGAAGTASAAVERRAAYESGAGALDPRAPERVELGEFSVEWGRAAVDRVRAHRPDAIVCANDLIAIGALQRLRQLGVDVPGEIAVTGFDDIPMASLTDPGVTTVRQPVAELAAEAARLLDRRLAGEKAGPSRTVRLGPELFVRGSSTTDCTGPADAAPAWAREPAGKPTS, from the coding sequence GTGGCTCGCCTGGCGGGCTGTTCCGTCGCCACGGTGTCCCGGGTGCTCGTCGGCAACCGCCCGGTCGGCGCGGAAACCGCCCGGCGGGTACGCGCGGCCGCCGACAGTCTCGGCTACCGGCCCAACCACGTGGCCCGTGCCCTGCGCAGCCGCTCGACAGGCACCATCGGCCTCGTCCTGCCGCAGATCACCAACCCGTTCTACCCCACTCTGGTGCGGGAGCTGACGCGCGCGCTGCACGTCCACGACCGTGCCGTGATTCTCGCCGACTGCGACGACGACCCGATGACCGAAGCGGCCCGGATCAACGCCTTGCTGGCCCGGCAGGTCGACGCCCTGTTGGTCGTCCCGGTCGACGAGAAACGCAGCGTGGCCGCGGTGACCGACGCGGCGGCCCGGGTGCCGCTGGTACTGCTGGACCGAGGCTGCGGCCCCGGCGTCGCCGACTCCGTGGTCGTCGACAACGCCGCCGGCATAAAGCTCGTGCTGGACCACCTCGCGGCCGCGGGGCGTCGCCGTCTGTGCTTCGTCGGGGCGGCGGGCACCGCCTCGGCGGCAGTCGAACGCCGCGCCGCGTACGAGTCCGGCGCCGGCGCACTGGACCCGCGGGCGCCCGAACGTGTCGAACTCGGCGAATTCTCCGTCGAATGGGGGCGGGCCGCGGTGGACCGGGTCCGCGCGCACCGCCCGGACGCCATCGTCTGCGCCAACGACCTCATCGCCATCGGTGCGCTGCAACGACTGCGACAGCTGGGAGTGGACGTCCCGGGCGAGATCGCCGTCACCGGCTTCGACGACATCCCCATGGCGAGCCTCACCGACCCTGGCGTGACCACCGTCCGCCAACCCGTCGCCGAACTGGCCGCGGAAGCCGCCCGGTTGCTGGACCGGCGGCTGGCCGGAGAGAAGGCCGGCCCGAGCCGCACGGTACGACTCGGTCCGGAACTCTTCGTCCGCGGCTCCAGCACGACGGACTGCACCGGTCCGGCCGACGCCGCCCCGGCGTGGGCCCGGGAGCCTGCCGGAAAGCCGACGTCATGA
- a CDS encoding DUF262 domain-containing protein yields MAQLEAREVPLHKVFCSDYDFRIPEYQRPYAWETEQAEQLLADLEEALLRGNGEPYFLGSLVLVKDSRAAEADVIDGQQRLTTLTILLAVLRDLAQQQDVVTNLVAMISEPGNTVLGLKAKPRLTLRRRDADFFHQHIQTLGSIRTLLALNPHNLKTDAQRALQANARVLNTALTTWSDEQRLALCTLMGVQTFLVAVSTPDLDSAHRIFSVMNSRGLDLSPADIFKAQIIGEIDDEASKTYATRWEDAEESLGREDFSDLFLHIRMIFSGERARQELLKEFQTQVLVHYKQGRAREFVDEVLVPYAEAFAVIRDKTYSAGDGSAQVNLWFRRLLQLDNNDWWPAALWALRHHGDDPVWLGSFSQALERLAASMFIRRVYTTPRVLRFAELLKELTAGRGLDAPSLELTEVEREETLRRLDGDVYYETRTRRYILLRLDELVAEEDVVATYDSPRITVEHVLPQNPDLASQWRADFTESERARWTHKLANLVLLSRTKNSQAQNLDFTVKKERYLRRGVVTFPLTTQVLGQDTWTPEHLEKRQAELLGLLTTAWRL; encoded by the coding sequence ATGGCTCAGCTCGAAGCACGCGAAGTGCCACTTCACAAAGTCTTCTGCAGCGACTACGACTTCCGCATCCCCGAGTACCAGCGCCCCTACGCGTGGGAGACCGAGCAGGCCGAACAGCTGCTTGCCGACCTGGAGGAAGCGCTCCTCCGCGGCAACGGAGAGCCCTACTTCCTCGGCTCCCTGGTGCTTGTCAAGGACAGCCGTGCCGCCGAAGCCGATGTCATCGACGGTCAGCAGCGGCTGACGACATTGACCATCCTGCTGGCCGTGCTGCGTGATCTGGCTCAGCAGCAGGACGTAGTGACCAACCTTGTGGCGATGATCTCCGAGCCCGGGAACACCGTCCTGGGGCTGAAGGCCAAGCCCCGGCTCACTCTGCGTCGTCGGGACGCCGACTTCTTCCACCAGCACATTCAGACCCTTGGTTCCATCAGGACGCTCCTGGCGCTGAACCCGCACAACCTGAAGACCGATGCGCAGAGGGCTCTCCAGGCCAATGCGAGGGTCCTGAACACGGCGCTCACGACCTGGTCCGACGAGCAGCGGCTCGCACTGTGCACGCTGATGGGTGTCCAGACATTCCTCGTCGCGGTCAGCACTCCTGATCTGGACAGTGCCCACCGGATCTTCAGCGTCATGAACTCCCGAGGTCTTGATCTGTCGCCTGCGGACATCTTCAAGGCTCAGATCATCGGTGAGATCGACGATGAGGCCTCGAAGACGTATGCCACGCGGTGGGAGGACGCAGAGGAAAGCCTCGGCCGCGAGGACTTCTCCGACCTCTTTCTCCACATCCGCATGATCTTCTCCGGCGAGCGGGCCCGGCAGGAGCTGCTCAAGGAGTTCCAGACACAGGTCCTGGTTCACTACAAGCAGGGACGGGCGAGGGAGTTCGTCGACGAGGTCCTTGTCCCCTATGCCGAGGCATTCGCCGTGATCCGGGACAAGACATACTCCGCCGGCGACGGGTCTGCGCAGGTCAATCTGTGGTTCCGTCGACTACTGCAACTGGACAACAACGACTGGTGGCCGGCTGCGCTTTGGGCGCTGCGCCACCATGGAGACGATCCGGTGTGGCTGGGTTCGTTCTCCCAGGCCCTGGAGCGCCTCGCCGCAAGCATGTTCATCCGTCGTGTGTACACCACTCCCCGCGTGCTTCGCTTCGCCGAACTACTCAAGGAGCTAACAGCAGGAAGGGGGCTCGACGCCCCTTCCCTCGAGCTGACCGAAGTGGAACGGGAAGAGACTCTTCGTCGCCTCGACGGTGATGTCTATTACGAGACCAGAACGCGTCGGTACATCCTGCTGCGGCTCGATGAGTTGGTCGCTGAGGAGGATGTCGTGGCGACGTACGACTCACCGCGTATCACTGTCGAGCACGTGCTTCCCCAGAATCCGGACCTCGCATCGCAGTGGCGGGCGGACTTCACCGAAAGCGAGCGTGCGAGGTGGACACACAAGCTTGCCAATCTGGTGTTGCTCAGCCGCACGAAGAACTCCCAGGCCCAGAACCTCGACTTCACCGTCAAGAAGGAGCGATACCTCAGGCGGGGCGTCGTCACATTTCCTCTGACCACGCAGGTTCTGGGACAGGACACCTGGACACCGGAACACCTGGAGAAGCGACAGGCGGAACTCCTCGGCCTGCTCACCACTGCGTGGCGGCTGTAG
- a CDS encoding ribokinase, translating to MHVNDHHKYDLLVVGSANADLVIGVERRPAPGETVLGSDLAVHPGGKGGNQAVAAARLGAVTALLARVGDDAHGRLLLESQRAAGVDTEGVLVGGAPTGVALITVDPSGDNSIVVSPGANARLTPEDIRAAGPLFEAARVVSVQLEIPLETVAEVAGVMSPGTRLVLNPSPPAPLPDHVLAACDPLVVNEHEARYMLGEAAGATPQEWARALLKLGPQSVVVTLGAAGALVADGRTGDVVPVPSPKVEAVDTTGAGDAFTAALAWRLGLGEQLAEAAAFAVRVGAAAVTRQGAQESYPSAEEVSAL from the coding sequence ATGCACGTCAACGACCACCACAAGTACGACCTGCTGGTTGTGGGCTCGGCCAACGCCGACCTGGTCATCGGTGTCGAACGCCGTCCGGCACCCGGTGAGACCGTGCTCGGTTCCGATCTTGCCGTCCACCCGGGCGGCAAGGGAGGAAACCAGGCGGTGGCCGCCGCCCGCCTCGGGGCCGTCACTGCGCTGCTGGCACGGGTCGGCGATGACGCCCACGGCCGCCTGCTGCTCGAATCGCAGCGGGCGGCCGGGGTGGACACCGAGGGCGTCCTCGTGGGCGGGGCACCGACCGGAGTCGCGCTGATCACCGTGGACCCCTCCGGCGACAACAGCATCGTGGTGTCGCCGGGGGCCAATGCCCGGCTGACCCCGGAGGACATCCGGGCGGCCGGACCTCTCTTCGAGGCGGCGCGGGTCGTGTCCGTACAGCTGGAGATTCCGCTGGAGACGGTTGCCGAGGTGGCCGGTGTCATGTCACCCGGTACCCGGCTGGTCCTGAACCCGTCCCCGCCCGCACCCCTGCCCGATCACGTGCTGGCCGCCTGCGACCCCTTGGTCGTCAACGAGCACGAGGCGCGCTACATGCTGGGGGAAGCCGCCGGCGCCACGCCTCAGGAGTGGGCGCGAGCACTGCTGAAGCTCGGCCCGCAGTCGGTCGTGGTCACGCTGGGTGCGGCGGGCGCGCTCGTCGCCGACGGCCGTACGGGTGACGTCGTACCCGTACCGAGCCCCAAGGTCGAGGCTGTGGACACGACGGGGGCGGGCGATGCGTTCACCGCCGCCCTGGCCTGGCGGCTCGGCCTGGGAGAGCAACTCGCCGAGGCCGCCGCGTTCGCCGTCAGGGTCGGTGCGGCGGCCGTCACCCGGCAGGGCGCGCAGGAGTCCTACCCGAGCGCGGAGGAAGTCTCCGCGCTGTGA
- a CDS encoding LacI family DNA-binding transcriptional regulator, with product MASIKDVAAEAGVSVATVSRVLNSHPSVSPDARRRVLAAVDVLGYRPNAVARSLRTDQTRTLGLVISDVLNPYFTELARFVEEEARALGYSVIIGNADERPDLQEHHIRTLLDRRIDGLLVSPADGSSPLTPGAAGSGTPMVFVDRWIQGVDVPVVRADGRDAIRDLVAHLHRLGHRRLAIIAGPAATTTGNERVEAFREALREHGLALPDTYIGQGDFQADSGRRATERFLDLPEPPEVVFAADNLMALGALDAIRARGLRVPQDIGLAAFDDIPWFLHTDPPITAIAQPTGELGRAAVRALVDLIEGRSPQSVTLPARLVVRSSCGEHASSRRGSL from the coding sequence ATGGCGAGCATCAAGGATGTCGCGGCCGAGGCGGGAGTGTCCGTCGCCACGGTCTCCCGCGTTCTCAACAGCCATCCCTCCGTCAGCCCCGACGCGCGCAGACGTGTCCTCGCAGCTGTCGACGTCCTCGGCTACCGGCCCAACGCCGTCGCCCGTTCGCTGCGCACCGATCAGACACGCACCCTCGGCCTCGTCATCAGCGACGTACTCAACCCGTACTTCACCGAACTGGCCCGATTCGTCGAGGAAGAGGCCCGCGCCCTCGGCTACAGCGTCATCATCGGAAACGCCGACGAGCGGCCGGACCTGCAGGAACATCACATCCGCACGCTCCTCGACCGCCGGATCGACGGACTCCTCGTCTCCCCGGCCGACGGGAGCTCCCCGCTCACGCCGGGCGCCGCGGGCAGCGGCACGCCGATGGTCTTCGTGGACCGCTGGATCCAGGGCGTGGACGTCCCCGTGGTGCGTGCCGACGGCCGCGACGCCATCCGGGACCTGGTCGCCCACCTGCACCGCCTCGGCCACCGCAGGCTCGCGATCATCGCGGGACCGGCGGCCACCACCACGGGCAACGAGCGCGTCGAAGCCTTCCGCGAGGCGCTGCGTGAGCACGGACTCGCGCTGCCCGACACCTACATCGGGCAGGGCGACTTCCAGGCGGACAGCGGGCGCCGCGCCACCGAGCGCTTTCTGGACCTTCCCGAACCGCCCGAGGTCGTATTCGCCGCCGACAATCTGATGGCACTCGGCGCGCTGGACGCGATCCGCGCACGCGGGCTGCGCGTCCCGCAGGACATCGGGCTCGCGGCCTTCGACGACATCCCGTGGTTCCTGCATACCGACCCACCGATCACGGCCATCGCCCAGCCGACCGGCGAACTCGGCCGAGCCGCCGTGCGGGCGCTGGTCGACCTCATCGAGGGACGGTCCCCGCAGTCCGTCACCCTTCCCGCCCGCCTTGTCGTACGCAGTTCCTGCGGCGAGCACGCTTCGAGCCGGAGGGGCAGCCTGTGA
- a CDS encoding serine hydrolase domain-containing protein has protein sequence MRTRLALAALTLATAVTVGVTAPATAAGPDPVQQGLETLVRSDGAPGALASARDGAGHDRTYTAGEGDRDTHAKVPRDGQVRIGSVTKTFTAVVVLQLVGEGKISLDAPVDTYLPGLVRGKGIDGRHITVRQLLQHTSGLPEYEDDVTKDILERRHLSPRDALDVALGHEAAFAPGARYGYSSTNYLVAGLIVQKVIGRPFAEEIDKRVIQRIGLRHTYFPAAGETAIRERHPQGYRQDSPGAPLRNVSEIDPSASWSAGAMVSTNSDLNRFFSALLDGRLLAKAQLDQMRTTVPMGKDGYNAGLGIISTPLPCDDDPAHDRVAWAHSGAIPGYGTWAAATDDGRAASVTMTLEPKTNEAVKHLENAVDAALCS, from the coding sequence ATGCGTACCCGCCTCGCCCTCGCCGCCCTTACCCTGGCCACCGCTGTCACCGTCGGCGTGACGGCACCCGCGACCGCCGCCGGCCCGGACCCCGTGCAACAGGGGCTGGAGACGCTGGTGCGCTCGGATGGCGCACCTGGTGCGCTGGCGAGTGCGCGGGACGGCGCCGGGCACGACCGTACCTATACCGCGGGTGAAGGGGACCGGGACACTCACGCGAAGGTGCCCCGGGACGGTCAGGTGCGGATCGGCAGCGTCACCAAGACGTTCACCGCGGTGGTCGTGCTGCAACTGGTGGGCGAAGGCAAGATCAGCCTGGACGCCCCGGTCGACACCTATCTGCCGGGCCTCGTCCGGGGGAAGGGGATCGACGGACGCCACATCACGGTCCGTCAGCTCCTGCAGCACACCAGCGGACTTCCCGAATACGAAGACGACGTCACCAAGGACATCCTTGAGCGTCGCCACCTCTCGCCCCGCGATGCCCTGGACGTCGCCCTGGGACACGAAGCCGCCTTCGCTCCAGGGGCGAGGTATGGATACAGCAGCACGAACTACCTGGTGGCCGGGCTGATCGTGCAGAAGGTCATCGGACGGCCCTTCGCCGAAGAGATCGACAAGCGCGTCATCCAGCGCATCGGGCTGCGCCACACCTACTTCCCCGCCGCCGGCGAGACGGCCATCCGGGAACGCCACCCCCAGGGCTACCGCCAGGACTCCCCGGGCGCGCCCCTGCGCAACGTCTCCGAGATCGACCCCTCCGCGTCCTGGTCGGCAGGTGCGATGGTCTCCACCAACTCCGACCTCAACCGCTTCTTCTCCGCGCTGCTGGACGGCCGCCTCCTCGCGAAGGCCCAGCTCGACCAAATGCGCACCACCGTCCCCATGGGGAAAGACGGCTACAACGCCGGCCTGGGAATCATCAGCACACCACTGCCGTGCGACGACGACCCCGCCCACGACCGTGTCGCCTGGGCCCACAGCGGTGCCATCCCCGGCTACGGGACCTGGGCCGCAGCCACCGACGACGGCCGCGCCGCCAGCGTCACGATGACCCTTGAACCGAAGACCAATGAAGCCGTGAAGCACCTTGAGAATGCCGTGGACGCGGCCCTGTGCAGCTGA
- a CDS encoding amino acid permease, which translates to MSDRTTAADTLAAAPPATSSPHRDAGDAGYSKDLKSRHINMIAIGGAIGTGLFLGAGGRLAGAGPSLAVAYAVCGVFAFFVVRALGELVLYRPSSGAFVSYAREFMGEKGAFAAGWLYFLNWSTTAVADITAAATYAHFWAMFSDIPQWILALIALAVVLTANLISVRYFGEMEFWFAIIKVSALVAFMLIGIFLVVTQHPVDGHTPGISTISDSGGIFPTGMLPLLMVIQGVVFAYASVELCGVAAGETQNPEKIMPRAINSIMWRVGLFYVGSVVLLALLLPYTSYSADESPFVTVMEKLGIPGAAGVMNLVVLTAALSSLNSGLYSTGRILRSMALAGSAPKFTGRMNKGQVPYGGILLTAGFGVLGVVLNYVMPGQAFEIVLNFASIGILGTWGMIMLCSLLFWHRSREGRVTRPSYRLPWAPYTQIVTLAFLAGVVCLMWWGGGVGRTTVLCLPLIAAALVGGWFVVRGRVNDLAQERENA; encoded by the coding sequence ATGAGTGACCGCACCACTGCGGCCGATACGCTCGCCGCCGCCCCACCGGCGACGAGCTCCCCCCATCGGGACGCCGGCGACGCCGGTTACAGCAAGGACCTCAAGTCCCGTCACATCAACATGATCGCCATCGGCGGCGCGATCGGCACCGGCCTGTTCCTGGGCGCGGGCGGGCGACTGGCCGGTGCGGGTCCCTCGCTCGCCGTTGCCTACGCGGTCTGCGGTGTCTTCGCCTTCTTCGTCGTCCGCGCGCTCGGCGAGCTGGTGCTCTACCGGCCCTCCTCCGGTGCCTTCGTCTCGTACGCCCGGGAGTTCATGGGCGAGAAGGGCGCCTTCGCGGCCGGGTGGCTGTACTTCCTGAACTGGTCGACCACCGCCGTCGCCGACATCACCGCGGCCGCCACCTATGCCCATTTCTGGGCGATGTTCAGCGACATCCCGCAGTGGATCCTCGCGCTGATCGCGCTCGCCGTCGTCCTCACCGCCAACCTCATCTCGGTGAGGTACTTCGGTGAGATGGAGTTCTGGTTCGCGATCATCAAGGTCTCCGCCCTGGTGGCCTTCATGCTCATCGGCATCTTCCTGGTGGTCACCCAGCACCCGGTGGACGGTCACACGCCGGGCATCTCCACCATCTCCGACAGCGGCGGCATCTTCCCCACCGGCATGCTCCCGCTGCTGATGGTGATCCAGGGCGTCGTGTTCGCGTACGCCTCCGTCGAGCTGTGCGGCGTCGCCGCGGGTGAGACGCAGAACCCCGAGAAGATCATGCCCAGGGCGATCAACTCGATCATGTGGCGCGTCGGCCTCTTCTACGTCGGTTCGGTGGTGCTGCTGGCCCTCCTGCTGCCGTACACCTCGTACTCGGCGGACGAGAGCCCCTTCGTCACCGTCATGGAGAAGCTCGGTATCCCGGGCGCGGCCGGTGTGATGAACCTGGTCGTGCTGACCGCGGCGCTCTCCAGCCTGAACTCCGGTCTGTACTCCACCGGGCGCATCCTGCGCTCCATGGCGCTGGCGGGCTCCGCGCCCAAGTTCACCGGCCGGATGAACAAGGGCCAGGTGCCCTACGGCGGCATCCTGCTGACCGCAGGCTTCGGTGTACTCGGTGTCGTGCTCAATTACGTCATGCCGGGCCAGGCATTCGAGATCGTCCTCAACTTCGCGTCGATCGGCATCCTCGGCACCTGGGGCATGATCATGCTCTGCTCGCTGCTGTTCTGGCACCGCTCGCGGGAGGGCAGGGTCACCCGCCCCTCCTACCGGCTGCCCTGGGCCCCGTACACACAGATCGTCACGCTGGCGTTCCTCGCCGGTGTCGTGTGCCTGATGTGGTGGGGCGGCGGAGTGGGCCGTACGACCGTGCTGTGCCTGCCGCTGATCGCGGCGGCGCTGGTCGGCGGCTGGTTCGTCGTCCGCGGCCGGGTGAACGACCTGGCACAGGAGCGCGAGAACGCCTGA
- a CDS encoding helix-turn-helix domain-containing protein translates to MGLAERRRALGYSQEKLAQLLEVDRTTVGRWESGRIAPQPPQRRRLAIALEVTLSGLDALLTQPRATSQGATEQQSSDHPGAGDPDEMIRREFLRILTISGVLTTLPFDEAEALTDGVRRGAPADFMRMNNHLWQVYQLARSKGSVYPIVRDQLSTLNEALAADTRGNSRPLLNAAADLFQLAGEVAFDANRYTDAAASYSLAASVSKDAGAYDLWACALVRHAYVDMSAPNYRQAAQILAAAERLAARGDSALATRQWVAAVQAEAYAGLGDQAACERALDQAEEVRDLTAGSTNGGWLRFDGTRLAEERGARYVQLGLLDLAEETLKKALAQTALASGPSYRRRGAVLTDLAAVGAKRHDPDQVVTYGREAIQLAQASSSGYVARRLQALCEEFGPLSKDRRVAELGAEIATLSTP, encoded by the coding sequence ATGGGACTGGCGGAACGACGCAGGGCCCTGGGCTACAGTCAGGAGAAATTGGCCCAGTTACTTGAGGTGGACCGCACAACGGTCGGCCGCTGGGAGAGCGGCAGGATCGCCCCTCAGCCGCCCCAGCGGCGACGCTTGGCCATCGCCCTCGAAGTCACCCTCTCCGGGCTCGACGCCCTCCTGACGCAGCCACGAGCCACCAGCCAGGGGGCCACAGAGCAGCAGTCCAGTGACCACCCAGGCGCGGGAGACCCCGACGAGATGATCCGCCGCGAATTCCTCCGTATCCTCACCATCAGCGGGGTCTTGACCACCCTGCCGTTCGATGAGGCAGAAGCCCTCACTGACGGGGTGCGCAGGGGTGCGCCCGCCGACTTCATGCGGATGAACAACCACCTCTGGCAGGTCTACCAGCTCGCCCGCTCCAAGGGCTCCGTCTACCCCATCGTCCGTGACCAGCTGTCGACACTGAACGAGGCGCTGGCAGCAGACACCCGAGGCAACTCCCGCCCGCTCCTGAACGCGGCAGCCGACCTCTTCCAGTTGGCCGGAGAAGTCGCCTTCGACGCCAACCGGTACACCGACGCGGCAGCTTCGTACTCCCTGGCAGCATCCGTCAGCAAGGACGCCGGAGCCTACGATCTGTGGGCGTGCGCCCTCGTACGCCACGCCTACGTGGACATGTCCGCGCCGAACTACCGCCAGGCCGCGCAGATCCTCGCAGCGGCGGAGCGACTGGCCGCGCGGGGAGACAGCGCCCTCGCCACCCGCCAGTGGGTTGCTGCGGTCCAAGCCGAGGCGTACGCCGGCCTCGGCGACCAGGCCGCGTGTGAGCGCGCACTGGACCAGGCCGAGGAGGTAAGGGACTTGACCGCGGGCAGTACCAACGGTGGCTGGCTGCGCTTCGACGGCACGCGGTTGGCCGAAGAACGGGGAGCGCGCTACGTACAGCTTGGCCTCCTCGACCTGGCGGAGGAGACCTTGAAGAAGGCGCTGGCGCAGACCGCCCTTGCCTCCGGGCCGTCGTACCGGCGCAGGGGTGCCGTCCTGACCGACCTTGCCGCCGTCGGGGCGAAGCGGCATGACCCCGACCAAGTCGTCACGTACGGGCGGGAGGCCATCCAGTTGGCCCAAGCATCATCGTCCGGATACGTCGCCCGTAGACTTCAGGCCCTGTGCGAGGAGTTCGGCCCCCTGAGCAAAGACCGCCGCGTGGCGGAGTTGGGGGCGGAGATCGCCACGCTGAGCACGCCGTGA
- a CDS encoding JmjC domain-containing protein: MLDAASWAGRLGGDTFLAQTYHRSYAHFPGIADTAGLFSWDDLNRIIATQRLEPPRLRLSADGEMVPLHRYAIPTTNRRAVTWSRIQPTDFHAQLRDGASLVLDAVEKIHPAVGAAAEGLERFLGTSVQANVYASWTDREGFGLHWDDHDVVVVQVHGSKRWRLYGSTREAPTFRDVESPERPEGDPVADIVLAPGDVLYLPRGWWHAVTADQGTESLHLTFGMVPHTGADLLLWVVDQLRSSLALRKDIPRFASLPEHSDFTAALRREVLDELADPRLVQRWAESIDTTDQGHAIPSLPYVDGLPARPEIMVKLTAPRGRLTANRADGTVTFSAAGTAWDFAESAAPALVTLLTGQPNTLGDLADSAGLEVKDVAELVSALIEGQAVAVVGTAL; the protein is encoded by the coding sequence ATGCTTGATGCAGCCTCGTGGGCGGGGCGTCTGGGCGGGGACACGTTCCTCGCCCAGACGTACCACCGCTCCTACGCGCACTTCCCCGGCATCGCCGACACGGCGGGCCTGTTCTCCTGGGACGACCTCAACCGGATCATCGCCACGCAACGACTGGAGCCGCCCCGGCTGCGCCTGTCGGCCGACGGCGAGATGGTCCCCCTTCACCGCTACGCGATCCCGACCACGAACCGCCGTGCGGTCACCTGGTCCCGCATCCAGCCGACCGACTTCCACGCCCAGCTCAGGGACGGGGCGTCGCTGGTTCTCGACGCGGTCGAGAAGATCCACCCGGCGGTGGGTGCGGCTGCCGAAGGTCTTGAACGGTTCCTCGGTACGTCCGTGCAGGCCAACGTGTACGCGTCGTGGACCGATCGCGAGGGCTTCGGCCTGCACTGGGACGACCACGATGTTGTGGTGGTGCAGGTGCATGGCTCGAAGCGGTGGCGCTTGTACGGCTCCACCCGTGAGGCTCCGACCTTCCGGGACGTGGAGTCGCCGGAGAGGCCCGAGGGCGACCCGGTGGCGGACATCGTTCTCGCCCCCGGTGATGTGCTCTACCTGCCGCGTGGCTGGTGGCACGCGGTCACGGCTGACCAGGGGACGGAGTCGCTTCACCTGACGTTCGGCATGGTCCCCCACACGGGCGCCGATCTGTTGCTCTGGGTCGTGGACCAGCTTCGGTCGTCCCTCGCGCTGCGGAAGGACATCCCCCGGTTCGCTTCACTGCCCGAGCACTCCGACTTCACCGCCGCCTTACGTCGTGAGGTGCTGGACGAACTGGCGGACCCCCGGTTGGTGCAGCGGTGGGCGGAGTCGATCGACACGACCGATCAGGGGCACGCGATTCCCTCGCTGCCCTACGTAGACGGGCTGCCCGCACGACCGGAGATCATGGTCAAGCTGACCGCTCCGCGAGGTCGTCTGACGGCGAACCGTGCAGATGGCACGGTCACGTTCTCGGCGGCCGGTACCGCCTGGGACTTCGCCGAGTCCGCCGCGCCCGCTCTGGTCACACTGCTGACCGGTCAGCCGAACACGCTCGGCGATCTCGCCGACTCCGCCGGACTGGAGGTAAAGGACGTGGCCGAACTGGTCTCCGCCCTCATCGAGGGCCAAGCCGTCGCAGTCGTGGGGACGGCGCTGTGA